Proteins from a genomic interval of Salinarchaeum sp. Harcht-Bsk1:
- a CDS encoding NUDIX domain-containing protein translates to MDEVAVVTAFLRHDGEVLACHRSEDAPTYPGQWGGVSGVIEDGEDPDQAARREASEEVGATGLMLVRSAESLRVRAPEYEAVFVVHPVLFDAPDRELTLSDELQAAEWVPATELLRRDTVPRLFETYQRVAPTVQSVAADDEHGAATLSIRALEVLRDRAGLLATEEDADLDELRYLGDRLREARPSMAVLRNRVNRALAAAGLVEPTERSGDTGNEGSAPEDVEQAAVDGINRALAADAEAAMRAAGLLSGWHVLTLSRSGTVFDALAADTVSAISIAESRPAREGIDVAEALASGSGESSTDSDGIEAPITVHTDAAIAHRLAVADVDAVVVGADAILPDGRVVNKTGTRGAAIAAAREDVPVYVAAATDKVTTREQVNLESGHPSAIYDGDAPLDVANPTFDVTPADAITGIVTERGVLDVEAIAEVAAELRELEPA, encoded by the coding sequence ATGGACGAGGTCGCGGTCGTCACGGCGTTCCTGCGCCACGATGGCGAGGTGCTGGCCTGCCACCGGAGCGAGGACGCGCCGACGTATCCCGGACAGTGGGGCGGCGTCTCCGGCGTGATCGAGGACGGCGAGGATCCGGACCAGGCCGCACGTCGGGAGGCGAGCGAGGAGGTCGGCGCGACGGGGCTGATGCTGGTCCGAAGCGCCGAGTCGCTTCGCGTCAGGGCCCCGGAGTACGAGGCGGTGTTCGTGGTCCACCCGGTGCTGTTCGACGCACCGGACCGCGAACTTACGCTCTCCGACGAGCTGCAGGCCGCGGAGTGGGTTCCGGCGACGGAGCTACTGCGGCGGGACACCGTCCCGCGACTCTTCGAGACCTACCAGCGGGTCGCGCCGACGGTGCAGTCGGTCGCGGCCGACGACGAGCACGGTGCCGCGACGCTGTCGATACGGGCGCTCGAGGTCCTCCGGGATCGGGCAGGGTTGCTCGCAACGGAGGAAGACGCCGATCTCGACGAACTCCGCTATCTCGGCGACCGCCTGCGGGAGGCACGCCCGAGTATGGCCGTGCTCCGGAACCGGGTGAACCGGGCGCTCGCGGCGGCCGGGCTCGTCGAGCCGACAGAGAGGAGCGGCGACACCGGAAACGAAGGGTCGGCACCCGAAGACGTCGAGCAGGCCGCCGTCGACGGGATCAACCGTGCGCTCGCCGCGGACGCCGAGGCCGCGATGCGTGCCGCGGGGCTGCTCTCGGGCTGGCACGTCCTCACGCTCTCGCGATCGGGGACCGTCTTCGACGCGCTGGCAGCCGACACCGTCTCCGCGATCTCGATCGCCGAATCCCGGCCTGCGCGGGAGGGGATCGACGTCGCGGAGGCGCTGGCGTCCGGAAGCGGTGAGTCGAGCACCGACAGCGATGGCATCGAGGCCCCGATCACCGTCCACACCGACGCCGCGATCGCCCACCGGCTCGCCGTTGCTGACGTCGACGCTGTCGTCGTCGGTGCGGACGCGATCCTCCCCGACGGTCGGGTCGTGAACAAGACCGGCACCCGCGGCGCAGCCATCGCCGCCGCGCGGGAGGACGTCCCCGTTTACGTCGCGGCGGCGACCGACAAGGTCACGACCCGCGAGCAGGTCAACCTCGAGTCCGGCCACCCCTCGGCGATCTACGACGGCGACGCACCCCTCGACGTCGCGAACCCGACCTTCGACGTGACGCCGGCGGACGCGATCACCGGGATCGTCACCGAGCGGGGCGTGCTCGACGTCGAGGCGATCGCCGAGGTCGCCGCGGAACTTCGAGAACTCGAACCTGCCTGA
- the radA gene encoding DNA repair and recombination protein RadA, with the protein MAADADLEDLPGVGPATAEKLTDNGFDSYQGLAVASPGELSNTADVGESTAADIINAARDAADVGGFETGATVLERREQIGKLSWQVDEVDDLLDGGVETQSITEVYGEFGSGKSQVTHQLAVNVQLPQEHGGLHGSAIFVDSEDTFRPERIDDMVRGLPEEALEAMLEERDIEGDVGDDETLDALVDSFLEYIHVAKAFNSSHQMLLADKAQELASENEDAEYPVRLLCVDSLTAHFRAEYVGRGELADRQQKLNKHLHALEKVGNLYNTAVVVTNQVASNPDSFFGDPTQPIGGNILGHKSTFRMYLRKSKGDKRIVRLVDAPNLADGEAVMRIEGGGLKPE; encoded by the coding sequence ATGGCAGCAGACGCTGACCTCGAAGATCTCCCGGGCGTCGGCCCGGCGACCGCAGAGAAGCTGACCGATAACGGGTTCGACTCCTACCAGGGCCTCGCCGTCGCCAGCCCCGGAGAGCTCTCGAACACGGCGGACGTCGGCGAGTCCACGGCCGCGGACATCATCAACGCCGCTCGCGACGCCGCGGACGTCGGCGGGTTCGAGACGGGCGCGACCGTCCTCGAACGCCGCGAGCAGATCGGCAAGCTCTCCTGGCAGGTCGACGAGGTCGACGACCTCCTCGACGGCGGCGTCGAGACCCAGTCGATCACCGAAGTGTACGGCGAGTTCGGCTCCGGCAAGTCCCAGGTCACCCACCAGCTGGCCGTCAACGTTCAGCTTCCCCAGGAGCACGGCGGGCTCCACGGCTCCGCGATCTTCGTCGACAGCGAGGACACGTTCCGCCCCGAGCGCATCGACGACATGGTGCGCGGGCTCCCCGAGGAGGCGCTGGAGGCGATGCTCGAAGAGCGCGACATCGAAGGCGACGTCGGCGACGACGAGACGTTGGACGCGCTCGTGGACTCGTTCCTCGAGTACATCCACGTCGCGAAGGCGTTCAACTCCAGCCACCAGATGCTGCTGGCGGACAAGGCCCAGGAGCTGGCCAGCGAGAACGAGGACGCCGAGTACCCCGTTCGCCTCCTCTGTGTCGACTCCCTCACGGCCCACTTCCGCGCGGAGTACGTCGGCCGTGGCGAGCTCGCAGATCGTCAGCAGAAGCTGAACAAGCACCTTCACGCCCTCGAGAAGGTCGGGAACCTCTACAACACGGCCGTCGTCGTGACGAATCAGGTCGCCTCCAACCCCGACTCCTTCTTCGGGGACCCGACCCAGCCGATCGGCGGCAACATCCTCGGCCACAAGTCGACGTTCCGGATGTACCTCCGGAAGTCCAAGGGCGACAAGCGGATCGTCCGCCTCGTCGACGCCCCGAACCTCGCCGACGGCGAGGCCGTCATGCGGATCGAGGGCGGCGGTCTCAAGCCGGAATAA
- a CDS encoding succinylglutamate desuccinylase/aspartoacylase family protein translates to MRIETLGDGEPEIAVIGGIHGDEPSGQRAVEGLMEDPPDVERPVKLIVVNEEALEAGERYLDEDLNRAFPGDPDADTHEGRLAAKLTDALEGTVALSLHSTQSYPKPFAITREVDDLAREFVPALPVDSLVTAGTFTDGRLLDVADVIEVEAGHQGSERAAENAALIVDAFLKAAGVLPGEVERREHLPVYRLSRSVPKAAATDYDLLAANFERVSPGEPFAAAGGEEVVADEPFYPVLMSAEGYESIFGYAAEHVGSIEG, encoded by the coding sequence ATGCGGATCGAGACGCTGGGGGACGGGGAACCGGAGATCGCGGTGATCGGGGGGATTCACGGCGACGAGCCGTCGGGCCAGCGAGCCGTCGAGGGGCTCATGGAGGATCCCCCCGACGTCGAGCGGCCGGTGAAGCTGATCGTCGTCAACGAGGAGGCGCTCGAAGCCGGGGAGCGCTACCTCGACGAGGACCTCAACCGCGCGTTCCCGGGCGACCCGGACGCCGACACCCACGAAGGCCGACTCGCCGCCAAGTTGACCGACGCGCTCGAGGGCACCGTCGCGCTCTCGCTGCACTCCACGCAGTCCTACCCGAAGCCGTTCGCCATCACCCGGGAGGTCGACGACCTCGCGCGGGAGTTCGTCCCGGCGCTCCCGGTGGATTCCCTCGTCACCGCCGGGACGTTCACCGACGGCAGGCTCCTCGACGTCGCGGACGTGATCGAGGTCGAGGCCGGCCACCAGGGAAGCGAGCGCGCCGCCGAGAACGCCGCGTTGATCGTCGACGCCTTCCTGAAAGCGGCAGGCGTCCTGCCCGGCGAGGTCGAGCGCCGCGAGCACCTCCCGGTCTACCGGCTTTCCCGGTCGGTTCCCAAGGCCGCCGCGACGGACTACGACCTGCTCGCTGCGAACTTCGAGCGCGTCTCGCCCGGCGAACCATTCGCTGCTGCCGGTGGCGAGGAGGTCGTCGCGGACGAGCCGTTCTACCCGGTGCTCATGTCCGCGGAGGGCTACGAGAGCATCTTCGGCTACGCCGCCGAGCACGTCGGCTCGATCGAGGGCTGA
- a CDS encoding DUF120 domain-containing protein, which yields MSNAAAGAVGHDELAVLKLLALEGGLDGEVKTSCGALGDSVGASTQTASRRLQRLEDAGLLERDTVSDGQWIELTEDGERELRNEYEDYRRIFEGVSRVALLGTVTGGMGEGRHYITLPGYMEQFRERLAYEPFPGTLNVDLTEASVRRRGALEAMDPVPIDGWEDDERTYGPAVCYPATIAKSDPDAGDEDPPAYDGAHVIAPERTHHDEDQLEVIAPDKLRDELGLDDDDHVTVTVRGT from the coding sequence ATGAGCAACGCCGCAGCTGGTGCGGTCGGACACGACGAACTCGCGGTCCTGAAGCTGCTCGCCCTGGAGGGCGGGCTCGACGGGGAGGTCAAGACCTCCTGTGGCGCGCTCGGCGACTCCGTCGGCGCCTCCACGCAGACGGCCTCCCGGCGGCTGCAGCGTCTCGAGGACGCCGGCCTCCTCGAACGCGACACCGTCAGCGACGGCCAGTGGATCGAACTGACCGAGGACGGCGAGCGCGAACTCCGCAACGAGTACGAGGACTACCGCCGCATCTTCGAGGGCGTCTCCCGCGTCGCCCTCCTGGGAACGGTCACCGGCGGCATGGGCGAGGGTCGCCACTACATCACGCTCCCCGGATACATGGAGCAGTTCCGCGAGCGCCTCGCCTACGAGCCGTTCCCGGGCACACTGAACGTCGACCTCACGGAGGCGAGCGTTCGCCGCCGCGGCGCCCTCGAGGCGATGGACCCCGTCCCGATCGACGGCTGGGAGGACGACGAGCGGACCTACGGACCCGCGGTCTGCTACCCGGCCACGATCGCGAAGAGCGATCCCGACGCCGGCGACGAGGACCCGCCCGCCTACGACGGCGCCCACGTCATCGCGCCCGAGCGCACCCACCACGACGAGGACCAGCTGGAGGTCATCGCCCCCGACAAGCTCCGGGACGAACTCGGCCTCGACGACGACGATCACGTCACCGTCACGGTGCGGGGGACCTGA
- a CDS encoding DUF309 domain-containing protein, translating into MDDHTRDPDVSPPRSGDPTGWNATAQQWEHATLRRALVHGVRLFNAGEFHESHDCFEDEWYNYGNGTDESRFLHGMVQVAAGAYKHHDFRDDAGMRSLFETALDYLAGLPRDYYGVDLLDVRTKLTQALEDPTAIEGWQLRLDGAVVVAEERDYAYVEALEH; encoded by the coding sequence ATGGACGACCACACTCGCGATCCCGACGTCTCGCCACCCCGCTCCGGCGACCCGACGGGCTGGAACGCGACCGCCCAGCAGTGGGAGCACGCCACGCTCCGCCGGGCGCTCGTCCACGGCGTCCGACTGTTCAACGCCGGCGAGTTCCACGAGTCCCACGACTGCTTCGAGGACGAGTGGTACAACTACGGCAACGGTACCGACGAGAGTCGGTTCCTCCACGGGATGGTACAGGTCGCCGCCGGCGCGTACAAGCACCACGACTTCCGGGACGACGCCGGCATGCGCAGTCTCTTCGAGACGGCGCTGGACTACCTCGCCGGGCTCCCGCGTGACTACTACGGCGTCGACCTGCTCGACGTGCGGACGAAACTGACCCAGGCCTTGGAGGACCCGACGGCGATCGAGGGCTGGCAGCTCCGGCTCGACGGCGCCGTCGTGGTGGCCGAGGAACGGGACTACGCGTACGTCGAGGCGCTGGAGCACTGA
- a CDS encoding class I SAM-dependent methyltransferase: MSDPDTIATYESVAVEYRERHADRSVVAEIVDAFLDALTAGTAAGPASDTNGGGEPDEPRVLDVGCGPGWESATFADAGHDVLGIDLTSEFLDAAANETAPTADFARMDMRRLGFVDATFHGLWACASFLHVPRENAPATLAGFERVLTDGGVLALSVKRGDGTRPGDGYDDDQREFVLYQPGEFRELVEDAGFTVETVDAREYWIFLLARC, encoded by the coding sequence ATGAGCGATCCCGACACGATCGCCACCTACGAATCGGTCGCCGTGGAGTACCGGGAGCGTCACGCCGACCGCTCGGTGGTCGCCGAGATCGTCGACGCGTTTCTCGACGCCCTGACCGCCGGGACGGCTGCCGGCCCGGCGAGCGACACGAACGGCGGCGGCGAGCCAGACGAGCCACGAGTGCTCGACGTCGGCTGCGGACCGGGCTGGGAGTCCGCGACCTTCGCAGACGCCGGCCACGACGTGCTGGGCATCGACCTCACGAGCGAGTTCCTCGACGCCGCGGCGAACGAGACGGCCCCAACGGCCGACTTCGCGCGGATGGACATGCGTCGGCTCGGATTCGTGGATGCGACCTTCCACGGGCTCTGGGCCTGCGCCTCCTTCCTCCACGTGCCACGCGAGAACGCACCCGCGACGCTCGCCGGGTTCGAGCGGGTACTCACCGACGGCGGCGTGCTCGCGCTGAGCGTCAAGCGCGGCGACGGAACGCGGCCCGGCGACGGCTACGATGACGACCAGCGGGAGTTCGTGCTCTACCAGCCCGGGGAATTCCGAGAACTGGTCGAGGACGCTGGCTTCACCGTCGAGACGGTCGACGCTCGTGAATACTGGATCTTCCTGCTCGCCAGGTGCTGA
- a CDS encoding metallophosphoesterase family protein, with the protein MPRIAILSDTHIPSRRAALPGFVREELAAADFAIHAGDFDSREALETIRDLAGDLTAVSGNMDRGMDLPRVATRTAGGVTFVVTHGTGSRHDYEERVAGIVREHDPNAVGISGHSHEVLDTEVAGVRLLNPGSATGASTDRTTMYRAEVLDGEIDLELLEG; encoded by the coding sequence ATGCCACGGATCGCGATTCTCTCAGACACGCACATTCCTTCGCGCAGGGCCGCGCTGCCCGGATTCGTTCGGGAGGAACTGGCGGCCGCGGACTTCGCGATTCACGCCGGCGACTTCGACAGCCGGGAGGCCCTCGAGACGATCCGGGACCTCGCCGGCGACCTCACCGCCGTCTCGGGCAACATGGATCGCGGGATGGACCTCCCGCGGGTCGCGACGCGGACCGCCGGCGGCGTGACGTTCGTCGTCACTCACGGCACCGGCTCGCGCCACGACTACGAGGAGCGCGTCGCCGGGATCGTCAGGGAGCACGATCCGAACGCCGTCGGGATCTCCGGGCACAGCCACGAGGTGCTCGATACGGAGGTCGCGGGCGTGCGGCTGCTGAATCCGGGGAGTGCGACGGGGGCGTCGACGGATCGTACGACGATGTACCGGGCGGAGGTGCTCGACGGCGAGATCGACCTGGAACTGTTGGAGGGGTAA
- the ribB gene encoding 3,4-dihydroxy-2-butanone-4-phosphate synthase, with protein sequence MGGSDVRGEEEPAETGGDHRASGATDSVDRAIEAFRAGEPICVHDADDREGETDILYPATAVDPDALAQLRNDAGGLVCVALAADVADAADLPYYVDAVEHPATMTGATAYGDRPSFSLTVNHSGTYTGITDEDRALTISELGGFAADVADGALGGGDGTLADPTDAFAEEFRVPGHVHLLRAAPELLDERRGHTEFAVALAEEAGIPPAVVVCEMLDDASGEELSVAGAREYADRHDIPFLEGEDVVGALQRDTERR encoded by the coding sequence ATGGGCGGGAGCGACGTTCGCGGCGAGGAGGAGCCGGCGGAGACGGGCGGCGACCACCGCGCGAGTGGAGCGACCGACTCGGTGGATCGAGCGATCGAGGCGTTCCGTGCCGGCGAGCCAATCTGCGTCCACGACGCCGACGACCGCGAGGGCGAGACGGACATCCTCTACCCCGCGACCGCCGTGGACCCCGACGCCCTCGCACAGCTCCGCAACGACGCTGGCGGGTTGGTCTGCGTGGCGCTCGCCGCCGACGTCGCCGACGCCGCGGACCTGCCCTACTACGTCGACGCCGTCGAGCACCCTGCCACGATGACTGGCGCCACGGCATACGGCGACCGCCCATCGTTCTCGCTGACCGTCAACCACAGCGGCACCTACACCGGTATCACCGACGAGGACCGCGCGCTGACGATCTCGGAACTTGGCGGGTTCGCCGCGGACGTGGCGGACGGCGCGCTCGGTGGCGGCGACGGCACGCTCGCCGATCCGACCGACGCCTTCGCCGAGGAGTTTCGCGTGCCCGGACACGTCCACCTCCTCCGAGCGGCGCCGGAACTGCTTGACGAACGCCGGGGCCACACGGAGTTCGCCGTCGCGCTCGCCGAGGAGGCGGGGATCCCGCCGGCGGTCGTCGTCTGCGAGATGCTCGACGACGCGAGCGGCGAGGAACTCTCCGTCGCCGGCGCGAGGGAGTACGCGGATCGACACGACATCCCGTTTCTGGAGGGCGAGGACGTGGTCGGGGCGCTTCAGCGCGACACCGAACGCCGGTAG